The following proteins are encoded in a genomic region of Methanoculleus oceani:
- a CDS encoding TrkH family potassium uptake protein: MVHGKNHSSPAFPGKKVPPAANSQFAIIAPDLGLIFLFIALVSCTPLLVGLWYGETDLLLPMASAPAGFGIIGIWLAGIPKAEGEAHLTVALSAVALIWLAAALIGALPYTLGLGISYTDSVFEAMSGWTGTGLSLLPSVDTTPRTILFWRSLTQWMGGLGIVAFTIALAGRSGLTRFRLYRSEGRSETFMPSVVATAIEMWRIYLVLTALGIGLVLLSGIPFWDAANIVMTAVSTGGFAVHTAGILYYESPLLEMLVVPIMIAGALPFKLYFLLYYRRRFGLLADRQAILLFALILAGCAVVTFDLVSISSLTPAEALRQGIFMTVSGITCTGFQNGDPRSWYGTTVMVLAALMLVGGAAGSTAGGIKLGRVILGLELLKWWFRRLHTGWRAITPLRHDGRPILEHLPEYEVSKSMLVVMLFVLMVAVATLLLLHLAPQDGFDSADVIFEVVSAASNVGISTGFVNPGMSPAAKWLFIIVMWAGRLEIVPVIALVAGASRRL; this comes from the coding sequence ATGGTTCACGGCAAAAACCATTCCTCCCCGGCGTTCCCCGGCAAAAAAGTACCGCCGGCGGCAAACAGCCAGTTCGCGATCATTGCCCCCGACCTCGGGCTCATATTCCTCTTCATCGCGCTGGTATCGTGCACCCCGCTCCTCGTCGGTCTCTGGTACGGCGAGACCGATCTCCTCCTCCCGATGGCCTCGGCTCCGGCGGGGTTCGGCATCATCGGGATCTGGCTTGCCGGTATCCCGAAGGCGGAGGGAGAGGCGCACCTCACCGTCGCGCTCTCGGCGGTCGCCCTGATCTGGCTCGCCGCCGCACTGATAGGCGCGCTGCCGTATACGCTCGGTCTCGGGATCTCCTACACCGACAGCGTCTTCGAGGCGATGTCGGGCTGGACGGGCACGGGGCTCTCCCTTCTCCCGTCGGTCGATACCACGCCGAGGACGATCCTCTTCTGGCGGTCGCTGACCCAGTGGATGGGCGGGCTCGGGATCGTCGCGTTCACCATCGCTCTCGCGGGCAGGTCGGGTCTGACGCGGTTCCGGCTCTACCGCTCGGAAGGGCGGTCCGAGACGTTCATGCCGAGCGTCGTGGCCACGGCCATAGAGATGTGGCGGATCTACCTGGTCCTCACGGCCCTCGGCATCGGGCTCGTCCTCCTCTCGGGGATACCCTTCTGGGACGCCGCGAACATCGTCATGACGGCGGTATCGACCGGCGGGTTTGCGGTTCATACGGCCGGCATCCTCTACTACGAGAGCCCGCTCCTTGAGATGCTCGTCGTCCCGATCATGATCGCCGGAGCCCTGCCGTTCAAACTCTATTTCCTCCTCTACTACCGGAGAAGGTTCGGTCTCCTCGCGGACCGGCAGGCAATCCTCCTCTTTGCGCTCATCCTTGCCGGGTGCGCCGTCGTCACCTTCGATCTCGTATCCATCTCATCCCTGACGCCCGCGGAGGCGCTCCGGCAGGGCATCTTCATGACGGTGAGCGGCATCACCTGCACCGGGTTCCAGAACGGGGATCCCCGCAGCTGGTACGGCACGACGGTGATGGTCCTCGCCGCGCTGATGCTCGTCGGCGGAGCGGCGGGGAGCACCGCCGGCGGCATCAAACTCGGCCGGGTAATCCTCGGCCTTGAGCTCCTCAAGTGGTGGTTCCGGAGGCTTCATACCGGCTGGCGGGCGATCACCCCGCTCCGGCACGACGGGCGGCCGATCCTCGAGCACCTCCCGGAGTACGAGGTCTCAAAGAGCATGCTCGTCGTCATGCTCTTCGTCCTGATGGTCGCGGTCGCCACCCTCCTCCTGCTCCACCTTGCGCCGCAGGACGGGTTCGACTCCGCCGACGTCATCTTCGAGGTCGTCTCCGCCGCATCCAACGTCGGGATCAGCACCGGGTTCGTGAACCCCGGCATGAGTCCAGCAGCGAAGTGGCTCTTCATCATCGTCATGTGGGCGGGGAGGCTGGAGATCGTGCCCGTCATCGCCCTGGTGGCCGGGGCGTCACGGAGGCTGTAA
- a CDS encoding phosphoadenosine phosphosulfate reductase family protein: MPRIYLGKILLRWCDSCHAPVLSGVCACGAPTRPVAVTPPGDARPAFPDDVERVNRIFSEHFGAPLIPEGHIALLNKVPADDRMDEIVLGGAVVGAIRYFPEERRWEPLPRPAAAAYLRPTKRFVVVDDGAIPSIRDSGASVLAPGLVAIDPAVAEGDEVFILTRAGECIGVGRAKADAATAATMERGLVVRTRKNVPSICVPGEATWEDAVRANEQVLADYEAASIRFVREVAEQNPQKPTVSYSGGKDSLATLLVVLKALGPVPLLFADTGLEFPETCENVDEVAERYGLDVFQVCDEETFWKTFEENGPPAVDNRWCCKVCKLHPVGRLIGEHWGECLSFIGQRKYESVRRMQSRRVWKNSHVPQQLSAAPIQQWTAMHVWLYIFREKAPHNRLYERGLDRIGCFMCPSSDLATFEIIGESHPELLEMWHGKLARWQEKQGLPDDWIERGLWRKRGDADEEEDSYN, translated from the coding sequence ATGCCTCGCATCTACCTCGGAAAGATCCTGCTCCGCTGGTGCGACTCCTGTCACGCTCCCGTGCTCTCCGGGGTCTGCGCCTGCGGGGCCCCGACCCGCCCGGTAGCCGTCACGCCGCCGGGAGACGCACGCCCTGCGTTTCCCGACGACGTCGAGCGGGTCAACCGCATATTCAGCGAGCATTTCGGAGCGCCGCTGATACCTGAGGGTCATATCGCGCTCCTGAACAAGGTCCCCGCCGATGACCGCATGGACGAGATCGTCCTCGGCGGCGCGGTCGTGGGCGCGATCCGCTACTTCCCGGAGGAGCGGCGCTGGGAGCCCCTCCCGCGCCCGGCCGCCGCTGCCTACCTGCGGCCGACGAAGCGCTTCGTCGTCGTCGACGACGGCGCGATCCCGTCCATCCGTGATTCGGGGGCGAGCGTCCTCGCGCCGGGGCTCGTCGCGATCGACCCCGCCGTCGCAGAAGGCGACGAGGTCTTCATCCTGACGAGAGCCGGCGAGTGCATCGGCGTCGGCAGGGCAAAGGCCGACGCCGCTACCGCCGCGACGATGGAGCGGGGGCTCGTCGTCCGGACCCGCAAAAACGTGCCCTCGATCTGTGTACCCGGCGAGGCGACGTGGGAGGATGCCGTCCGAGCAAACGAACAGGTCCTCGCGGACTACGAGGCCGCGAGCATCCGGTTCGTCAGAGAGGTCGCGGAGCAGAACCCACAGAAGCCCACGGTCTCCTACTCCGGCGGGAAGGACAGCCTCGCAACCCTGCTCGTCGTCTTAAAGGCGCTCGGCCCGGTGCCGCTCCTCTTCGCCGACACGGGGCTCGAGTTCCCGGAGACCTGCGAGAACGTGGACGAGGTGGCAGAACGTTACGGGCTCGACGTCTTCCAGGTCTGCGACGAGGAGACATTCTGGAAGACGTTCGAGGAGAACGGTCCGCCGGCCGTCGACAACCGCTGGTGCTGCAAGGTCTGCAAGCTCCACCCCGTCGGCCGCCTGATCGGCGAGCACTGGGGAGAATGCCTCTCGTTCATCGGGCAGCGGAAGTACGAATCGGTGCGGCGGATGCAGAGCAGGCGGGTCTGGAAAAACTCCCACGTCCCGCAGCAACTCTCGGCGGCTCCCATCCAGCAGTGGACGGCGATGCACGTCTGGCTCTACATCTTCCGCGAGAAGGCCCCCCACAACCGCCTCTACGAGCGGGGGCTCGACCGCATCGGGTGTTTCATGTGCCCCTCAAGCGACCTTGCGACGTTTGAGATCATCGGGGAGTCCCACCCTGAACTCCTGGAGATGTGGCACGGCAAACTCGCCAGGTGGCAGGAGAAGCAGGGGCTTCCCGACGACTGGATCGAGCGCGGGCTGTGGCGGAAGCGGGGAGATGCGGATGAAGAAGAAGATAGTTATAATTGA
- the hisH gene encoding imidazole glycerol phosphate synthase subunit HisH: MKKKIVIIDYGLGNLRSVLRGLERAGAAATITADPEAIASADGIVLPGVGAFREGMEMLGDLKQAVLTAAVDTPLLGICLGMQMLMDSSEEHGVHRGLGLVPGDVKRFAPAAGEKVPHMGWNTICIDRETPLFDGLREEEYVYFVHSYYAAAAPAHTLASTAYISPFASAVNNNLTYGVQFHPEKSGAVGLKILENFIERVC; the protein is encoded by the coding sequence ATGAAGAAGAAGATAGTTATAATTGATTATGGCCTCGGCAACCTGCGGAGCGTCCTCCGGGGCCTCGAGCGGGCGGGAGCGGCGGCGACGATCACGGCGGACCCGGAGGCGATCGCGTCGGCCGACGGCATCGTCCTCCCCGGTGTGGGAGCATTCCGTGAGGGGATGGAGATGCTCGGCGACCTGAAGCAGGCCGTCCTTACCGCCGCCGTCGATACGCCGCTCCTCGGGATCTGCCTCGGGATGCAGATGCTCATGGACTCGAGCGAAGAGCACGGCGTCCACCGGGGGCTCGGCCTCGTGCCGGGAGACGTGAAACGGTTCGCCCCGGCCGCCGGGGAGAAGGTCCCCCACATGGGGTGGAACACCATCTGCATCGACCGGGAGACACCCCTCTTCGACGGGCTCCGCGAGGAGGAGTACGTCTACTTCGTCCACTCCTACTACGCAGCGGCCGCACCGGCCCATACCCTCGCAAGCACCGCCTATATCAGCCCCTTCGCCTCCGCCGTCAACAACAATCTCACCTACGGGGTCCAGTTCCACCCCGAGAAGAGCGGCGCGGTCGGGCTGAAGATCCTTGAGAACTTCATAGAACGGGTCTGCTGA
- a CDS encoding AMP-binding protein — MVRYSVTMDDDLVKTIDRMREFRGMSRSEWLNELCTKHLDGAAGSGVQAAVPAGVPPEGVPEPNMTDYEAACANFTIDVPEQFNFGYDVIDRWAETERNKLAMIWVDQEGNEKKYTFRDLRYLSNGAANILLKYGIKKGDRVMLMLPRIPEWWIFVIALIKLGAVFCPCPTMLTPKDIKYRVQAGKFRMIITNCENAEKVDEVANACPLLDTLFLADGEREGWASYPHELNYPAPVSHHKVSMPVAKKPKSTDPMMIYFTSGTTGEAKMVLHDHSYPLGHIITASLWQDVTENDLHLTFSDTGWAKCAWGKIFGQWIAGACIFVYDIRGKFGATELLPLIEKYEVTTFCAPPTVYRMLILADLDKFDFRDLRHCCSAGEPLNPEVIRVWQDGTGQPIYEGYGQTETVCCIATFPCMKHKPGSMGRPAPGWRIELHDDDGKPVGAGEEGRIAVKLDPRPVGLFVEYLDNPEANRESFQNGFYYTGDKARMDEDGYFWFIGRDDDVIKSSGYRIGPFEVESALMEHPAVQESAVVGSPDLIRGMVVKAFIVLKPGNQPSESLVKELQAHVRNTTAPYKYPRLIEFVQELPKTISGKIQRNILRDQEMRKHMNGN; from the coding sequence ATGGTGCGATACTCGGTCACGATGGATGACGACCTCGTGAAGACAATCGACAGGATGCGTGAATTCCGGGGGATGTCCCGGTCGGAATGGCTCAACGAACTCTGCACGAAGCACCTCGACGGTGCAGCCGGGAGCGGGGTGCAGGCCGCGGTCCCCGCGGGAGTGCCGCCCGAAGGCGTTCCGGAGCCGAACATGACCGACTACGAGGCCGCCTGCGCCAACTTCACGATCGACGTCCCCGAACAGTTCAACTTCGGGTATGACGTGATCGACCGGTGGGCAGAGACCGAGCGGAACAAGCTCGCCATGATCTGGGTGGACCAGGAGGGGAACGAGAAGAAATACACCTTCCGCGATCTGCGGTATCTCTCCAACGGTGCCGCGAACATCCTCCTGAAGTACGGCATCAAGAAGGGCGACCGGGTCATGCTGATGCTCCCGAGGATCCCGGAATGGTGGATCTTCGTCATCGCGCTCATCAAGCTCGGGGCGGTCTTCTGCCCCTGCCCGACGATGCTGACTCCTAAAGACATCAAATACCGCGTGCAGGCCGGGAAGTTCAGGATGATCATCACCAACTGCGAGAACGCCGAGAAGGTCGACGAGGTCGCCAACGCCTGCCCGCTGCTCGATACCCTCTTCCTCGCGGACGGGGAGCGGGAGGGCTGGGCGAGTTACCCGCACGAGCTCAATTACCCTGCACCGGTATCGCACCACAAGGTCAGCATGCCGGTCGCGAAGAAGCCGAAGTCGACCGACCCGATGATGATCTACTTCACCTCGGGCACCACCGGCGAGGCCAAGATGGTGCTGCACGACCACTCCTACCCGCTCGGGCATATCATCACCGCCTCGCTCTGGCAGGACGTCACGGAAAACGACCTTCACCTGACCTTCTCCGATACCGGGTGGGCGAAGTGCGCCTGGGGCAAGATCTTCGGCCAGTGGATCGCCGGAGCCTGCATCTTCGTCTACGACATCCGGGGGAAGTTCGGCGCGACCGAGCTCCTCCCGCTGATCGAGAAGTACGAGGTGACCACGTTCTGCGCACCGCCGACGGTCTACCGGATGCTGATCCTCGCCGACCTCGACAAGTTCGACTTCCGGGACCTCCGGCACTGCTGCAGCGCCGGCGAACCGCTCAACCCCGAGGTGATCCGCGTCTGGCAGGACGGTACCGGGCAGCCCATCTACGAGGGATACGGCCAGACGGAGACCGTCTGCTGCATCGCCACGTTCCCCTGCATGAAGCATAAGCCCGGCTCCATGGGAAGACCCGCTCCGGGCTGGCGTATCGAGCTCCACGACGACGACGGGAAGCCGGTCGGCGCCGGCGAGGAAGGACGTATCGCGGTCAAACTCGATCCCCGGCCGGTCGGGCTCTTCGTGGAGTACCTGGACAACCCCGAGGCGAACCGGGAATCGTTCCAGAACGGGTTCTACTACACCGGCGACAAGGCGCGTATGGACGAGGACGGCTACTTCTGGTTCATCGGCCGCGACGACGACGTCATCAAGTCGTCCGGCTACCGGATCGGGCCGTTCGAGGTGGAGAGTGCGCTCATGGAGCACCCGGCCGTCCAGGAGTCGGCGGTCGTCGGGTCGCCGGACCTCATCCGGGGGATGGTCGTCAAGGCGTTCATCGTCTTGAAGCCGGGCAACCAGCCGTCCGAATCGCTGGTCAAGGAACTCCAGGCCCATGTCCGGAACACCACCGCCCCGTACAAGTACCCGAGGCTGATCGAGTTCGTCCAGGAGCTCCCGAAGACCATCTCCGGCAAGATCCAGAGGAACATCCTCCGGGACCAGGAGATGCGCAAGCACATGAACGGGAACTGA
- a CDS encoding SDR family oxidoreductase, with the protein MERTILVTGSTDGIGKATARTLAGQGHRVLLHGRDRQKGQRVLAELEAATGSDRLSLFVADLAVQDRVRGLAREIGEACDRLDVLVNNAGVFMPEQEILPGGIETTFAVNYLAQFLLTHELLPLFERSTGARIVNVASIAHRSVRSIDWENLPDFPDYDAYDAYAVSKLGVVAFTARLARTLEGTGVTANCLHPGVIDTKLLRAYMGGRGGAPPEQGAEVEVHLAVSPETGAMNGGYFEESRWTRPSSLALDAGVQERFWEMGSSLTGAVRWADPKAYPR; encoded by the coding sequence ATGGAGCGGACTATCCTCGTTACGGGTTCGACGGACGGGATCGGGAAGGCGACCGCACGCACCCTGGCCGGACAGGGCCACCGGGTGCTGCTCCACGGCAGGGACCGGCAGAAGGGCCAGAGAGTCCTCGCGGAACTGGAGGCGGCCACCGGTTCCGACCGATTGAGCCTCTTCGTCGCCGATCTCGCGGTGCAGGATCGGGTCAGGGGTCTCGCGAGGGAGATCGGCGAGGCGTGCGACCGGCTCGACGTCCTCGTCAACAACGCCGGCGTCTTCATGCCGGAGCAGGAGATTCTACCCGGCGGGATCGAGACGACGTTCGCCGTGAACTACCTCGCGCAGTTCCTGCTCACCCACGAACTTCTCCCGCTCTTCGAGCGAAGCACAGGGGCAAGGATCGTCAACGTCGCGTCGATCGCCCACCGGAGCGTGCGGTCGATCGACTGGGAGAACCTCCCGGACTTTCCGGACTACGACGCCTACGATGCCTACGCCGTATCGAAACTCGGGGTCGTCGCCTTCACCGCACGGCTCGCCCGGACCCTCGAAGGGACGGGGGTGACGGCAAACTGCCTCCACCCGGGGGTGATCGATACCAAACTCCTCCGGGCCTACATGGGCGGTCGGGGCGGCGCCCCGCCGGAGCAGGGAGCGGAGGTGGAGGTGCACCTCGCCGTCTCGCCGGAAACCGGGGCGATGAACGGCGGCTACTTCGAGGAGAGCCGGTGGACCCGTCCGTCGTCACTCGCCCTCGATGCAGGGGTGCAGGAGCGGTTCTGGGAGATGGGAAGCAGTCTCACCGGGGCGGTGCGGTGGGCCGACCCGAAAGCATATCCCCGATGA
- a CDS encoding ferritin family protein yields the protein MPDFTNPFAGNHMERKLDRGELIRTIRFSIAAEYEAIQFYDQIAESTDDPLVQKVMRDIANEEKEHAGEFLRLLRELDPVEEGFYQHGYEEVEEMIEELKAGK from the coding sequence ATGCCCGATTTTACAAACCCCTTTGCCGGGAACCACATGGAACGCAAACTGGACCGGGGAGAACTCATCCGGACGATCCGGTTCTCGATTGCCGCCGAGTACGAGGCGATCCAGTTCTACGACCAGATCGCCGAATCGACCGACGATCCGCTGGTCCAGAAGGTGATGCGCGACATCGCGAACGAGGAGAAGGAGCATGCAGGGGAATTCCTGCGCCTCCTGCGGGAACTCGACCCCGTCGAAGAGGGATTCTACCAGCACGGCTACGAGGAGGTCGAGGAGATGATCGAGGAGTTGAAGGCCGGGAAGTGA
- a CDS encoding bifunctional metallophosphatase/5'-nucleotidase, which translates to MTAGSPPNGRSPRRQAVVGFFVLLIVVLAPVALAGHLSPDPEPVHVKILAVNDFHGQLPAGQNLDGEPAGSAPVLASYLECAMADAGEATTFIALPGDVVGASPPESGLLLDEPTLLFFNSLADDCPEMIATFGNHEFDRGTDELLRMVRGGNGATTITHLADPYPGAEAEYISSNVAWKTNGTLLSAPYTIRDVNGVGIAFIGADTTETPSIQKPANIELVAFENETESINRYVPEIQQQGVHAIVVLLHEGGSQDPYDGPTREGGNVTGRVAVIVAGLDADVDVVLSGHTHAFTNAYLENAGGKPVLVTQAYSYSRAFADVDLVIDPVTGEVTHKSARIVPAYSDRPPGTSPDPEASLLLELSEEAVGPLTNRLVAVASADITREETGAGESALGNLVADGQRAAMNTDIAFITTGSLRADIAGGNVTWGDLYSVQPFSATVLSMTITGDGIRDVLEQQWETPLPPHNLAVSGLVYTFDDERPAGSKITEIRVKGVPLDPNAEYRAAMVDFLATGGDGYTAFTKGTNAVNGPFDVDALVAYMGSLPEPVDAKTETRITMIA; encoded by the coding sequence ATGACAGCCGGTTCACCACCGAACGGCAGATCGCCCCGGCGGCAGGCGGTCGTCGGCTTTTTCGTACTCCTGATCGTCGTTCTCGCCCCCGTCGCACTCGCGGGGCACCTCTCCCCGGACCCCGAACCGGTACACGTGAAGATCCTCGCGGTCAACGACTTCCACGGGCAATTGCCTGCTGGACAGAACCTCGACGGCGAACCGGCCGGGAGCGCACCGGTGCTTGCGTCGTACCTCGAATGCGCGATGGCGGATGCCGGCGAGGCAACCACGTTCATCGCGCTCCCCGGGGACGTCGTCGGCGCGTCGCCGCCGGAATCCGGGCTGTTGCTGGACGAACCCACCCTGCTCTTCTTCAACAGTCTCGCGGACGACTGCCCGGAGATGATCGCAACCTTCGGCAACCACGAGTTCGACCGTGGCACGGACGAACTGTTGCGGATGGTCCGCGGGGGAAACGGTGCGACGACCATCACCCACCTGGCGGACCCCTACCCGGGTGCGGAAGCGGAATACATCTCCTCGAACGTGGCCTGGAAGACAAACGGCACCCTTCTTTCCGCCCCCTACACGATCCGCGACGTCAACGGTGTAGGAATCGCGTTCATCGGTGCCGACACGACCGAAACGCCCTCGATCCAGAAGCCGGCCAACATCGAACTTGTTGCCTTTGAGAACGAGACCGAATCGATCAACCGGTACGTCCCGGAGATCCAGCAGCAGGGGGTGCATGCGATCGTCGTCCTCCTCCACGAGGGCGGCTCGCAGGACCCCTACGACGGTCCGACCCGGGAAGGGGGCAACGTGACGGGCAGGGTCGCCGTGATCGTCGCCGGCCTTGATGCGGACGTGGATGTCGTCCTCTCGGGCCATACCCATGCATTCACCAACGCTTACCTGGAGAACGCCGGCGGAAAGCCGGTGCTGGTGACGCAGGCATACAGTTACAGCAGGGCTTTTGCCGACGTCGATCTCGTCATCGATCCCGTCACCGGCGAGGTCACTCATAAATCGGCACGGATCGTCCCGGCATACAGTGACCGGCCGCCCGGCACCAGCCCCGACCCGGAAGCCTCTCTCTTGCTTGAACTGAGCGAAGAGGCGGTCGGGCCGCTGACGAACCGGCTCGTCGCGGTTGCATCGGCGGATATCACGCGCGAGGAGACCGGTGCTGGCGAATCCGCACTCGGGAACCTTGTCGCCGACGGCCAGCGGGCGGCGATGAATACCGATATCGCGTTCATCACCACCGGCTCGCTCCGGGCGGACATAGCAGGGGGCAACGTCACGTGGGGCGACCTCTACTCCGTGCAGCCGTTCTCTGCGACCGTGCTCTCGATGACCATAACGGGAGACGGGATCAGGGATGTGCTGGAACAGCAGTGGGAGACCCCGTTGCCGCCCCACAACCTCGCCGTCTCCGGGCTAGTCTACACGTTCGACGACGAAAGACCCGCGGGCAGCAAAATTACCGAGATCCGGGTGAAAGGCGTCCCGCTGGACCCGAACGCGGAATACAGGGCGGCAATGGTCGATTTCCTCGCAACCGGCGGCGACGGGTATACCGCGTTCACGAAAGGGACGAATGCGGTCAACGGCCCGTTCGACGTCGATGCACTGGTCGCATACATGGGATCTCTTCCGGAGCCGGTGGACGCGAAGACGGAGACGAGGATCACGATGATCGCGTGA
- a CDS encoding FKBP-type peptidyl-prolyl cis-trans isomerase — MAPVTEGDTLLLHFTSTRPDGEVFEDTRTGEPVRVTLGKNQINPLFERALIGRNRGETVTVVLPPEKAYGSYRKQLVVTIKRKKLELDHEPVPGEFIRVEVMGKPCLVTVVDKTDKTVTVDANHPLAGETVTYAITVAAILPRDG; from the coding sequence ATGGCACCCGTGACAGAAGGAGATACCCTGCTCCTGCACTTCACCAGCACCCGCCCCGACGGCGAGGTCTTCGAGGATACCCGGACGGGAGAACCGGTCCGGGTAACTCTCGGCAAGAACCAGATCAATCCCCTTTTTGAGAGAGCGCTGATCGGCAGAAACCGGGGCGAGACGGTGACCGTGGTGCTGCCCCCGGAGAAGGCCTACGGGAGTTATCGCAAACAACTCGTGGTCACGATAAAACGCAAGAAGCTGGAACTCGACCACGAACCGGTCCCCGGAGAGTTCATCAGGGTCGAGGTGATGGGAAAACCCTGCCTGGTGACCGTCGTCGACAAAACCGATAAGACCGTTACGGTCGATGCAAACCACCCGCTTGCAGGCGAGACGGTCACCTATGCGATCACGGTCGCAGCAATACTTCCCCGGGACGGCTGA
- a CDS encoding sugar phosphate isomerase/epimerase family protein, producing MFGVSTYCLHREPLSRALENLAPITDCVEVMDEGLHFLESAEPLESYSYLYFIHAPSRGVNIASILEPIRRASVEVLTQTFAVAAEVGADVVIHPGYYAWREERDRAVEKFRQSLSELTAAAEDLSVAFFVENMGNWEYFFLRSCEDLPLIDGIGLALDVGHANLNGCLDCFLAHPAAHFHLHDNNGDEDTHSPVGAGTIDFSAVMEAVRRSNVIPIVEVETFDGVTASIGALEAIDAAARGE from the coding sequence ATGTTCGGCGTCTCCACCTACTGCCTTCACCGTGAGCCGCTCTCTCGCGCGCTCGAGAACCTCGCTCCCATAACCGATTGCGTGGAGGTGATGGACGAAGGGCTGCACTTCCTGGAAAGCGCGGAGCCGCTGGAGAGTTACTCGTATCTCTACTTCATCCACGCGCCGTCCCGGGGGGTCAACATCGCAAGCATCCTCGAGCCCATCCGGCGGGCGAGCGTCGAGGTCCTGACGCAGACCTTCGCCGTCGCCGCCGAGGTAGGGGCGGACGTGGTCATCCACCCGGGCTACTACGCGTGGCGCGAGGAGCGGGACCGGGCGGTGGAGAAGTTCCGGCAGTCGCTTTCCGAACTGACGGCGGCGGCCGAAGACCTCTCGGTCGCGTTCTTCGTGGAGAACATGGGGAACTGGGAGTACTTCTTCCTGCGCTCCTGCGAGGACCTGCCGCTCATCGACGGGATCGGGCTTGCGCTCGACGTCGGCCACGCGAACCTGAACGGGTGCCTCGACTGCTTCCTCGCCCACCCGGCGGCGCACTTCCACCTGCACGACAACAACGGTGACGAGGACACGCACTCCCCGGTCGGGGCCGGGACGATCGATTTCTCAGCCGTGATGGAGGCCGTGCGCCGGAGCAACGTCATCCCCATCGTCGAGGTGGAGACCTTCGACGGGGTGACCGCCAGCATCGGCGCGCTGGAGGCGATCGATGCCGCCGCGCGGGGCGAATAA
- a CDS encoding radical SAM protein, protein MAYRHLFGPVPSRRLGTSLGIDLVPQKTCAFNCVYCECGRTTDHTCERREYVPTERVIAELDDFLARAPDLDYVTFAGSGEPTLHSGIGEVIAFLKGRYPRYRVAVLTGSALLTNPEVRAALMPADLVVPSLDAVSEEVFLELNRPCPGLTAGRVLEGIVTFAREFPGEIWLEVFIVPGINDAEEELLRLKDAVAAISPDRVQVNTLDRPGTDIRVRPASRPALERIASMLGGNAEVIGAARTGQVMPPEIGEAGEIILATIRRRPCTPGDLTALLRIRPTEVAKHLRVLEAGGLVERVREKRGVFYRAI, encoded by the coding sequence ATGGCATACCGTCACCTCTTCGGCCCGGTCCCCTCCCGGCGCCTGGGCACCTCGCTCGGTATCGACCTGGTGCCGCAGAAGACCTGCGCCTTCAACTGCGTCTACTGCGAGTGCGGCCGGACGACCGACCACACCTGCGAGCGGCGCGAGTACGTCCCGACGGAGCGGGTCATCGCGGAACTCGACGACTTCCTCGCACGAGCGCCGGACCTCGACTACGTCACGTTCGCAGGCTCCGGGGAACCGACGCTGCACTCGGGAATCGGCGAGGTCATCGCCTTCCTCAAGGGTCGGTATCCCCGCTACCGGGTCGCGGTGCTGACGGGGAGCGCGCTCCTTACCAACCCGGAGGTCCGGGCCGCCCTCATGCCGGCAGACCTCGTGGTGCCGTCGCTCGATGCGGTCTCCGAAGAGGTCTTTCTGGAGCTCAACCGCCCCTGCCCGGGCCTCACCGCCGGCCGGGTGCTTGAAGGGATAGTGACCTTTGCCCGGGAGTTTCCCGGCGAGATCTGGCTCGAGGTCTTCATCGTCCCGGGCATAAACGACGCGGAGGAGGAACTCCTCCGCCTGAAAGACGCCGTCGCGGCAATCAGCCCCGACCGCGTCCAGGTAAACACCCTCGATCGGCCCGGCACCGATATCCGGGTAAGACCTGCATCGCGTCCGGCTCTCGAGCGGATCGCGTCGATGCTGGGTGGGAATGCGGAGGTGATCGGGGCGGCGCGTACAGGCCAGGTGATGCCGCCGGAGATCGGGGAGGCCGGAGAGATCATCCTCGCGACCATCCGGCGGCGGCCCTGCACGCCCGGCGATCTCACCGCACTTCTCCGCATCCGTCCAACCGAGGTCGCGAAGCACCTCCGTGTCCTCGAAGCAGGGGGCCTGGTCGAACGGGTCCGGGAAAAAAGAGGAGTGTTTTACCGGGCGATCTAA